The following are encoded in a window of Eschrichtius robustus isolate mEscRob2 chromosome 1, mEscRob2.pri, whole genome shotgun sequence genomic DNA:
- the KBTBD13 gene encoding kelch repeat and BTB domain-containing protein 13 yields the protein MPQGPGALVQVWVGSQLFQADRALLVEHCGFFRGLFRSGMREARAAEVRLGALSPDGFRTTLRVLHGERPALAAPDELLQAVECAAFLQTPTLARFLEHSLTSDNCALLCDAAAAFGLHDVFHSAALFIRDGAHELAAELALPEARAYVAALRPSSYVAVSTHAPARGFLEDASRTVCYLDEEEDAWRTLAALPLEASTLLAGVGTLGNKLYIVGGVRGPNKEVVELGFCYDPDGGTWREFPSPRQPRYDMALAGFDGHLYAIGGEYQRMTMSFVERYDPAASCWSFVANLPQPAAGVPCAQARGRLFVCLWRPADTTTVVEYTVRADAWLPVAELRHPQSYGHCMVAHRDSLYVVRNGPKDDFLHCAIDCLNLATGQWTALPGQFVNSKGALFTAVVRGDTVYTVNRVFTLLYAIEGGTWRLLREKAGFPRPGSLRTVLLRLPPGAGGQVASMTPAL from the coding sequence ATGCCGCAGGGCCCTGGGGCCCTGGTGCAGGTGTGGGTGGGCAGCCAGCTCTTCCAGGCCGACCGGGCCCTGCTGGTGGAGCACTGCGGCTTCTTCCGCGGCCTCTTCCGCTCGGGCATGAGGGAGGCGCGCGCGGCCGAGGTGCGGCTGGGCGCTCTAAGCCCGGACGGCTTCCGCACCACGCTGCGGGTGCTGCATGGCGAACGTCCGGCGCTGGCAGCCCCGGACGAGCTGCTGCAAGCCGTGGAGTGCGCCGCCTTCCTGCAGACGCCGACGCTGGCGCGCTTTCTGGAGCACAGCCTCACGTCGGACAACTGCGCGCTGCTATGCGACGCCGCCGCCGCCTTCGGCCTGCACGACGTCTTCCACAGCGCCGCGCTCTTCATCCGCGACGGCGCCCACGAGCTAGCGGCCGAGCTGGCGCTGCCCGAGGCTCGCGCCTACGTGGCGGCGCTGCGACCCAGCAGCTACGTGGCCGTCAGCACGCACGCGCCGGCGCGCGGCTTCTTGGAGGACGCGTCGCGCACCGTGTGCTACCTGGACGAAGAGGAGGACGCGTGGCGCACGCTGGCCGCGCTGCCCCTGGAGGCTAGCACGCTGCTGGCGGGCGTGGGTACGCTGGGCAACAAGCTCTACATTGTGGGGGGAGTGCGGGGCCCCAACAAGGAGGTGGTGGAACTGGGCTTCTGCTACGACCCCGACGGCGGCACGTGGCGGGAGTTCCCCAGCCCCCGCCAGCCGCGCTACGACATGGCGCTGGCCGGCTTTGACGGCCACCTCTATGCCATCGGGGGCGAGTACCAGAGGATGACCATGAGCTTCGTGGAGCGCTACGACCCGGCCGCGAGCTGCTGGAGCTTTGTGGCCAACCTGCCGCAGCCAGCTGCTGGCGTGCCCTGCGCCCAAGCCCGCGGCCGCCTCTTCGTGTGTCTGTGGCGGCCAGCCGACACCACGACCGTGGTGGAGTACACGGTGCGGGCAGACGCGTGGCTGCCAGTGGCCGAGCTGCGGCACCCACAGAGCTATGGCCACTGCATGGTGGCCCACCGCGATAGTCTCTACGTGGTGCGCAACGGACCTAAGGATGACTTCCTGCACTGCGCCATCGACTGCCTCAACCTGGCCACGGGCCAGTGGACGGCGCTTCCCGGCCAGTTCGTCAACAGCAAGGGCGCGCTTTTCACGGCCGTGGTGCGCGGCGACACCGTCTATACGGTCAACCGCGTGTTTACGCTGCTCTATGCCATCGAGGGCGGCACCTGGCGGCTGCTCAGGGAGAAGGCCGGCTTCCCACGGCCCGGCTCCTTGCGGACCGTTCTCCTCAGGCTGCCTCCTGGTGCCGGGGGGCAGGTGGCCTCGATGACGCCAGCACTGTGA